A segment of the Gemmatimonadota bacterium genome:
TCGGGCTCGCCATTTCCATCTGTTCTTCGGTGAGGATTTCGCCGATCCGTTCGCGCAGCTCGGCTCCGCCTCCGGCGAGGAGACGTGCCGCCAATCGCTCGCGCACTGCCGTGCCCGCCTGGCTTCTCTCCATTTGACCGGATGCGAGCAAGGACCGCATCTCCGCCATTTCGGTTGCCGCTTCGATGCGCTCGGCGAGCTTCTCCTGTCGAATGGCGTCGAGCGCACCGAACTGCTCGTCGGTAAGGCCGAGGCGCTCGCGAGCCCGCATGACGGCTTCCACGCCGCCGGGGGTCCTGTCCGCTCTCCCCATCCACGCCGTTCCAACACGAGGGGCGGCTCGGCGCGCGCGGTCCATCCCGGCGCCGCGGGCCCGAAGAGCCATGCGGGCGCGAGCTTCGCGGCGGTCGACCTGGGCGGAGAGCTCGGTGTAGGAGCCGACAGGCGCCGGAAGCTCCGGGGCGGTCGCCAAGGCGGCGAAGGTGAGGAGGGCGCGGGAGGTGACTCTTAGGGTCATGTGAAAAAGCTCCGGTGGAGTGTGTGGTGCCGTTCGTTAAGCGAGCCGGAGATCGACCGGCTCTCGGCGGTTCGTTCTCAAGACTGGAAGGGGGTGGGGTTCGTTAGGTGAAGGAGGTTAGGTTCAGTGATGGCGAACGACCTGACCCCGACCGGCGGGACGAACGGATCACCTTCCCGCTACCGCTCGAACGCGGCGAAGCTCGCGGCGAACCCGCAGGTCAGAGAGTCCGTCACCTCGGCGACTCTGAGCTTCGAGGCCCGCCGCGCGTTCGCCTTCGA
Coding sequences within it:
- a CDS encoding Spy/CpxP family protein refolding chaperone — its product is MTLRVTSRALLTFAALATAPELPAPVGSYTELSAQVDRREARARMALRARGAGMDRARRAAPRVGTAWMGRADRTPGGVEAVMRARERLGLTDEQFGALDAIRQEKLAERIEAATEMAEMRSLLASGQMERSQAGTAVRERLAARLLAGGGAELRERIGEILTEEQMEMASPMLRDRAGASRAAVGRGHARAAGRADRWRGRGVRG